A portion of the Pseudarthrobacter defluvii genome contains these proteins:
- a CDS encoding tellurite resistance/C4-dicarboxylate transporter family protein — protein sequence MDTATDARHSFGSRALQAVRTLTPGYFALTMASGIISVGLELEGFHALSLALLVVCALSYLVILALSLLRLARFAADMRGDFLDPGRAFGFFTFIAGTNVLGARLGMAGWQGATAVLLVVAVLAWVVLGYVVPWTAVLGRSERPVVKDANGSWFIWCVASQSVAVSAASIEPLAAPDWRAALALVAVVAWSVGLILYAAVGIFVSLRLMTYPIRPQDLRPQYFVAMGAMAISVLAGARIVEMAGAPMVDATRGLVAGASVVFWSFASWLFPVLLAAGWWRHVLHKVPLSYEPGLWSVIFPLGMYAVAGIYLGRADQLPLVAAIGRTELWLAVAAFLATFAGMLWHLWGTLLAPSLPRGGT from the coding sequence ATGGACACCGCCACTGATGCCCGGCACTCCTTCGGATCCCGCGCCCTTCAGGCGGTACGCACCCTGACCCCGGGCTACTTCGCCCTCACCATGGCCAGCGGCATCATCTCCGTGGGGCTTGAGCTTGAGGGCTTCCATGCGCTTTCGCTGGCCCTGCTGGTGGTGTGTGCCCTCTCCTACCTGGTGATCCTTGCGCTCAGCCTGCTCCGCCTGGCCAGGTTCGCCGCCGACATGCGCGGCGACTTCCTGGATCCCGGCCGGGCGTTCGGCTTCTTCACCTTCATCGCCGGAACAAACGTGCTGGGGGCCCGGCTTGGGATGGCCGGGTGGCAAGGCGCGACGGCGGTACTCCTGGTGGTTGCGGTGCTCGCCTGGGTGGTGCTCGGCTACGTCGTGCCATGGACGGCGGTGCTGGGCAGGTCCGAGCGGCCGGTGGTCAAGGATGCCAACGGCTCGTGGTTCATCTGGTGCGTCGCCAGCCAGTCGGTTGCAGTGTCGGCAGCGTCCATCGAGCCCCTCGCCGCCCCGGACTGGCGCGCCGCCCTGGCGCTGGTCGCCGTCGTGGCCTGGTCCGTAGGGCTCATCCTCTATGCCGCAGTGGGAATCTTCGTCTCACTCCGGCTGATGACCTACCCCATCCGGCCGCAGGACCTTCGCCCGCAATACTTCGTGGCCATGGGCGCCATGGCCATCAGCGTCCTGGCCGGAGCCCGGATCGTGGAGATGGCCGGAGCACCCATGGTGGATGCAACGCGGGGGCTGGTGGCGGGCGCCTCCGTGGTGTTCTGGTCCTTCGCCTCGTGGCTCTTCCCCGTGCTGCTCGCCGCCGGCTGGTGGCGGCACGTGCTGCACAAGGTGCCGCTGTCCTACGAGCCGGGGCTGTGGAGCGTCATCTTTCCCCTGGGCATGTACGCCGTCGCGGGGATCTACCTGGGCCGAGCGGACCAGCTGCCGCTGGTGGCAGCCATTGGCCGGACCGAACTATGGCTGGCGGTCGCGGCCTTCCTGGCCACGTTCGCCGGGATGCTCTGGCACCTGTGGGGCACGCTGCTCGCGCCATCCTTGCCGCGAGGTGGCACTTAA
- a CDS encoding SRPBCC family protein, whose amino-acid sequence MTRNLIRSTRINAPVDRVFSFLSDPTNWMKAFPGDSDVTHLDVKPDGEGTSARWSAKMWGLPMHVTHEYREVVPNKRIVSGTSVGPTLTFTLEPVEDGTELTVEESLDIPAPLVRVPAQALFARWAETDIQGMVANVKGLVEAGMKTAPESEAKFTQNLAWSGSVIIDAPLPQVFDLVRDPRVWLGPDVQISELKTTPEGVGTTFQAAWKVLGIPLKTTHEYTEFAQNERFTSKAALGPVFTVEVAPANGWTRLSMRSDVIPRNMAEAAVDALVMKISERSQTELLASIKATAEAQAR is encoded by the coding sequence ATGACCAGGAACCTTATACGGAGCACCAGGATCAACGCCCCGGTGGACAGGGTGTTTTCATTTCTGAGCGACCCGACGAACTGGATGAAGGCCTTCCCCGGGGACAGCGACGTCACCCACCTGGACGTTAAACCCGATGGCGAAGGCACCTCGGCGCGTTGGTCGGCCAAGATGTGGGGCCTGCCCATGCACGTGACCCACGAGTACCGGGAAGTGGTTCCCAACAAGCGCATCGTCTCCGGCACGTCGGTAGGGCCCACGCTCACCTTCACGCTGGAGCCGGTGGAGGACGGGACCGAGTTGACCGTGGAGGAAAGCCTGGACATCCCCGCACCCCTGGTCCGCGTACCGGCCCAGGCCCTGTTCGCACGGTGGGCGGAAACGGACATCCAGGGCATGGTGGCCAACGTCAAGGGCCTGGTGGAGGCCGGGATGAAGACGGCGCCCGAAAGCGAAGCGAAGTTCACGCAAAACCTGGCATGGTCCGGCTCCGTCATCATCGACGCGCCGCTGCCGCAGGTTTTCGACCTGGTCAGGGATCCCCGCGTCTGGCTGGGCCCGGACGTGCAGATCTCGGAGTTGAAGACCACCCCCGAGGGTGTGGGGACCACCTTTCAGGCGGCGTGGAAGGTCCTGGGGATCCCGCTGAAAACGACGCACGAGTACACGGAGTTCGCCCAAAATGAGCGCTTCACGTCAAAGGCGGCCCTTGGCCCGGTGTTCACAGTGGAAGTGGCGCCGGCGAACGGCTGGACCAGGCTCAGCATGCGCTCCGACGTCATTCCGCGGAACATGGCAGAGGCAGCGGTTGATGCCCTGGTCATGAAGATCTCCGAGCGCAGCCAGACCGAACTCCTGGCCAGCATCAAGGCGACCGCGGAGGCACAGGCCCGGTAA
- a CDS encoding alpha/beta fold hydrolase, which produces MKPFRVVLLPGSVLPAGTAYGRLLEVLGPDVDAVAKDLELYQGDAPPPDWSLDTEGDGVLREADARGWDTFHLLGYSGGGAVALALTARHPERLRSLALLEPAWAGNWDWSPAHTRLWQRYGELHDLPPEEFMPAFMRLQVKPDAVLPPPPPGPPPSWMAKRPAGISAFLHAFDTYELDRDRLAAFAKPVLFVLGGMSSPDEQGDNADRLSRVFSDYRLEVFPERHHFDPPHRAEPGRVAALLREHWARAVAAA; this is translated from the coding sequence GTGAAGCCGTTTCGCGTGGTCCTGCTCCCCGGCAGTGTCCTTCCCGCCGGGACCGCTTACGGCCGGCTGCTGGAGGTTCTGGGACCTGACGTGGACGCCGTCGCCAAGGACCTGGAGCTTTACCAGGGGGACGCTCCGCCGCCGGACTGGAGCCTGGACACCGAGGGGGATGGCGTGCTCCGCGAGGCCGATGCCCGCGGCTGGGACACCTTCCACCTGCTGGGGTACTCCGGTGGCGGCGCCGTTGCGCTGGCGCTCACGGCCAGGCACCCCGAGCGGCTCCGGAGCCTGGCCTTGTTGGAGCCGGCGTGGGCGGGAAACTGGGACTGGAGCCCGGCGCACACCAGGCTGTGGCAGCGCTATGGGGAACTGCATGACCTGCCGCCGGAGGAGTTCATGCCCGCTTTCATGCGGCTGCAGGTGAAGCCCGACGCCGTCCTGCCGCCTCCCCCGCCCGGCCCGCCGCCGTCGTGGATGGCCAAGCGGCCGGCCGGTATCAGCGCCTTTCTGCACGCCTTCGACACGTACGAGCTGGACCGGGACCGCTTGGCTGCCTTCGCCAAACCCGTGCTTTTTGTGCTGGGCGGCATGAGCAGCCCCGACGAACAGGGTGACAACGCGGACCGGCTGTCCCGTGTCTTCTCCGACTACCGGCTGGAAGTCTTCCCCGAACGGCACCATTTCGACCCGCCGCACCGGGCGGAACCTGGGCGGGTCGCGGCGCTGCTGAGGGAACACTGGGCCCGGGCAGTCGCGGCCGCCTGA
- a CDS encoding TfoX/Sxy family protein, producing MEMPKATEEEKARFRRVVPEHPGVVVKPMFGNLGAFVNGNMFAGLFGPTIGVKLSREDKELLESSERTVPFGPADRPMGGYTGLPEVWNEEGDGDEARARAWAEKALGYVASLPPKEPKEPKGRKVLP from the coding sequence ATGGAGATGCCCAAGGCCACCGAGGAAGAGAAAGCGCGGTTCCGGCGCGTGGTTCCGGAGCATCCGGGCGTTGTGGTGAAGCCGATGTTCGGCAACCTGGGCGCCTTCGTCAACGGCAACATGTTCGCCGGGCTGTTCGGTCCCACCATCGGGGTGAAGCTCTCGCGGGAGGACAAGGAATTGCTGGAGTCATCGGAGCGGACGGTGCCGTTCGGGCCCGCGGACCGGCCGATGGGCGGCTACACCGGGTTGCCGGAGGTCTGGAATGAAGAGGGCGACGGCGACGAGGCGCGGGCGCGGGCATGGGCGGAGAAGGCACTGGGCTACGTTGCGTCCCTGCCGCCCAAGGAGCCCAAGGAACCTAAGGGGCGCAAGGTCCTGCCGTGA
- a CDS encoding Nramp family divalent metal transporter gives MKRLLGVALGILTAIGGFVDIGDLVTNAVVGSRFGLSLVWVVVIGVVGIILFANMSGRVAAVSGRATFEVIRERLGPRAGLANLSASFLINLMTVTAEIGGVALALQLASSVYYLLWIPVAAVAVWLVIWRVRFSIMENVTGLLGLTLVSFAVALFLLKPDWGSLAGQLAPAVPQQETVWSYSYYAIALFGAALTPYEVFFFSSGAVEEGWKAKDLAQSRINVLVGFPLGGLLSISIAACATVVLLPAGISVTSLSQVVLPVAEGAGKLGLAFVLVGMVAATFGAALETTLSSGYTLAQFFGWSWGKFRRPAQAARFHLSMIVCLLVGIGVLATGVDPVLVTEYSVVFSAIALPLTYLPILIVANDPQYMREHVNGRAVNALGMVYLVIILVASIAAIPLMIVTGAGS, from the coding sequence GTGAAACGGCTCCTCGGCGTCGCGCTCGGGATCCTCACCGCCATCGGCGGGTTCGTGGACATCGGGGACCTGGTGACCAACGCCGTCGTCGGGTCTCGCTTTGGCCTGTCCCTGGTGTGGGTGGTGGTCATCGGCGTGGTGGGGATCATCCTGTTCGCCAACATGTCCGGCCGCGTGGCGGCGGTATCCGGCCGCGCCACGTTCGAGGTGATCCGCGAACGGCTGGGCCCGCGGGCCGGGCTGGCCAACCTGTCGGCGTCGTTCCTGATCAACCTGATGACGGTCACCGCGGAGATCGGCGGTGTGGCCCTGGCCCTCCAGCTGGCCAGCAGCGTCTACTACCTGCTGTGGATACCCGTGGCCGCGGTGGCGGTGTGGCTGGTGATCTGGCGGGTCAGGTTCTCCATCATGGAAAACGTCACCGGCCTGCTGGGATTGACCCTGGTCAGCTTCGCCGTGGCGCTGTTCCTGCTCAAGCCGGACTGGGGGTCGCTCGCCGGCCAGCTGGCACCCGCCGTGCCCCAGCAGGAAACGGTGTGGAGCTACAGCTACTACGCCATTGCCCTGTTCGGCGCCGCCCTGACCCCGTACGAGGTGTTCTTCTTCTCCTCCGGCGCTGTGGAGGAGGGGTGGAAAGCGAAGGACCTGGCCCAGTCCCGGATCAATGTGCTGGTTGGCTTCCCGCTGGGCGGCCTGCTGTCCATCTCGATCGCCGCGTGCGCCACAGTGGTCCTCCTGCCCGCCGGCATCTCGGTGACCTCGCTGTCCCAGGTGGTCCTGCCCGTGGCCGAGGGCGCCGGGAAGCTGGGGCTGGCGTTTGTCCTGGTGGGCATGGTCGCGGCCACCTTCGGTGCGGCACTGGAAACCACACTCTCCAGCGGCTACACGCTGGCGCAGTTCTTCGGCTGGTCCTGGGGCAAGTTCCGCCGCCCCGCCCAGGCCGCCCGCTTCCACCTGTCCATGATCGTGTGCCTGCTGGTGGGCATCGGCGTGCTGGCAACCGGCGTCGACCCCGTCCTGGTGACCGAATACTCGGTGGTGTTCTCCGCGATCGCCCTGCCCCTGACCTACCTGCCCATCCTCATCGTGGCCAACGATCCCCAATACATGCGCGAGCACGTGAACGGCCGGGCGGTGAACGCGCTCGGCATGGTCTACCTGGTGATCATCCTGGTGGCGTCCATCGCCGCCATTCCGCTCATGATCGTGACAGGAGCAGGCTCATGA
- a CDS encoding PRC-barrel domain-containing protein, with protein sequence MILGDLLGTPVLDADGGRLGRVADVRFVLDGAPHQLMAEPRLLGLVVGPHSAASFMGYERNGLTRPYMIARILRWRHRGSFLVLWEDVAMVGARSVRLRPGFTRYSTALEDGAEA encoded by the coding sequence ATGATCCTCGGTGACCTGCTGGGCACACCCGTGCTGGATGCCGACGGCGGAAGGCTGGGCCGGGTGGCGGATGTCCGGTTCGTGCTGGACGGTGCCCCGCACCAGCTGATGGCCGAACCGCGGCTGCTGGGGTTGGTGGTCGGGCCGCACAGCGCGGCCTCGTTCATGGGGTATGAACGGAACGGCCTCACCCGGCCCTACATGATTGCCCGGATCCTTCGGTGGCGGCACCGCGGATCGTTCCTGGTGCTGTGGGAGGACGTTGCCATGGTGGGCGCCCGCTCCGTCCGGCTCCGTCCCGGGTTCACCCGATACAGCACCGCCCTCGAAGACGGGGCGGAGGCGTAA
- a CDS encoding cold-shock protein, producing the protein MATGTVKWFNAEKGFGFISPDDSSQDVFAHYSAINSSGFRSLEENQKVSFDTEQGPKGPQATNIQAL; encoded by the coding sequence ATGGCTACTGGTACCGTCAAATGGTTTAACGCTGAAAAGGGCTTCGGCTTCATCTCCCCGGACGACTCCTCGCAGGACGTGTTCGCGCACTACTCCGCGATCAACTCCTCCGGCTTCCGCTCCCTCGAAGAGAACCAGAAGGTTTCCTTCGACACCGAGCAGGGCCCCAAGGGTCCCCAGGCCACCAACATCCAGGCTCTCTAA
- a CDS encoding gluconokinase, whose translation MDAAPTPESVQQPVLVIMGVSGSGKSTVAGILAGQLGWDLEEGDDLHPAENVAKMASGIPLTDEDRWPWLDTIASWIIEHTMAGIPGIITCSALKKIYRDRLREKNVVFVHLSGSKEQIGRRLTARMDHYMPPSLLDSQIATLEPPGPDENTIVVDVGRTPAEEAAEVVRRLGLSPASGSSALGHPHPGRSSAAGQPGEPAGA comes from the coding sequence ATGGACGCCGCACCCACCCCCGAGTCCGTCCAGCAGCCGGTTCTCGTCATCATGGGCGTGTCCGGGTCGGGCAAGTCGACGGTGGCAGGCATCCTTGCGGGCCAGCTCGGCTGGGACCTGGAGGAAGGCGACGACCTGCACCCAGCCGAAAACGTGGCAAAGATGGCCTCCGGGATCCCCCTGACGGACGAAGACCGCTGGCCCTGGCTGGACACCATCGCCTCGTGGATCATTGAGCATACGATGGCTGGAATACCGGGCATCATCACCTGCTCGGCGCTGAAGAAGATCTACCGGGACCGGCTCCGCGAGAAGAACGTCGTTTTCGTGCATCTGTCCGGCTCCAAGGAACAGATCGGCCGGCGGCTGACGGCACGGATGGACCACTACATGCCCCCGTCACTGCTGGATTCGCAGATCGCCACCCTTGAGCCGCCGGGACCGGATGAAAACACCATCGTGGTGGACGTGGGGCGGACTCCCGCTGAGGAAGCCGCCGAGGTTGTCAGGCGCCTGGGCCTCTCTCCGGCTTCCGGATCGAGCGCACTGGGCCATCCACACCCCGGCCGGTCGTCCGCGGCAGGTCAGCCCGGGGAGCCGGCTGGCGCCTAG